The proteins below come from a single Tigriopus californicus strain San Diego chromosome 3, Tcal_SD_v2.1, whole genome shotgun sequence genomic window:
- the LOC131877985 gene encoding uncharacterized protein LOC131877985, with translation MPSPGQSALKFLRSNLRRGAKPKVRIAVLGQASVGKTALIVRYVTKRFIYDYAPEIAKVYQHQTVLDQEEVNMEIWDTAGHFNSSAELRHLEVFVRWADVVVLVYSITDRASFNLALQLMETISQIRPRQQQQQQQQQQQQQQIEQRQQQQEPQSQFLNAQMKGGEHSSSSPSFNARPKEIPLLERNNSTPANSKDPLKNSFEFCEHCPDFPVLLVGTKCDLWRDRQIRVETGMQICQQFGCANFKEISTKESIDEVGDVFEVALRQGWLYRQHRELTKHRTLTLYPSSSSPAFEKSNSIDNGSIDWLENQPPGNLMPPSPNSYLGNLSPTSSNGSAVGSFSSDGRKLLNLTANASSSTSMSAGSTTAVVTLANSSASSASCSSVNETTRKKLSPIGPSTFKCQSLISNIKKCITPAGRPMFHSLPSQKYLAPPGPSGLTSSMGVADFDGIIIEEHPNNPSRKLFRSRANTDSRLCSRSRSMSMGANMNPFFTIGNETIDNKDDTWKPKRKTSVFFP, from the exons ATGCCTTCACCAGGGCAGAGCGCTTTAAAGTTCCTTCGCTCAAATTTGAGACGAGGAGCCAAACCCAAAGTTCGAATTGCCGTTTTGGGACAAGCCAGCGTGGGGAAAACCG CTCTGATTGTGCGATACGTGACGAAGCGATTCATCTATGATTATGCGCCCGAAATCGCCAAGGTCTATCAACATCAAACTGTTTTGGACCAAGAAGAGGTGAACATGGAGATCTGGGACACAGCTGGGCACTTCAATTCCAGTGCCGAACTCCGTCATCTGGAAGTATTCGTCCGTTGGGCGGACGTGGTGGTTTTGGTCTATTCCATTACGGATCGAGCCTCCTTCAATTTGGCTCTTCAACTAATGGAAACCATCTCGCAAATACGACctcgacaacaacaacagcagcagcagcagcaacagcagcagcaacaaatTGAGCaacgtcaacaacaacaagagccACAGAGTCAGTTCTTGAATGCACAAATGAAAGGAGGCGAGCACTCATCCTCGAGTCCGAGTTTTAATGCCAGACCCAAGGAAATCCCCTTATTAGAGCGCAACAACTCGACTCCCGCCAATTCCAAGGATCCTCTGAAAAACAGTTTTGAG TTCTGTGAGCATTGTCCCGATTTCCCAGTCTTACTGGTGGGAACCAAATGCGATCTCTGGAGAGATCGACAAATTCGGGTGGAAACAGGGATGCAGATTTGTCAGCAATTTGGATGTGCAAACTTCAAGGAAATCTCTACCAAGGAAAGCATCGATGAG GTTGGTGATGTCTTCGAGGTGGCCTTGAGACAGGGTTGGCTCTATCGGCAGCACCGTGAGCTTACCAAGCATCGAACCCTGACCCTGTATCCCTCGTCCAGCTCTCCTGCGTTTGAAAAGTCGAACAGCATCGACAACGG ATCCATTGATTGGTTGGAGAACCAGCCTCCCGGGAACCTCATGCCTCCGTCGCCCAATTCGTACTTAGGGAATTTGTCCCCCACCTCATCCAACGGCAGTGCCGTGGGCAGCTTCTCTTCGGATGGGAGGAAACTATTGAACTTGACGGCTAACGCCTCCTCCAGCACTTCAATGAGCGCTGGTTCCACCACTGCAGTTGTCACTTTGGCTAATTCGAGTGCTTCTTCGGCGTCGTGCTCATCTGTCAATGAGACCACCCGAAAGAAATTATCTCCCATTGGACCATCAACCTTTAAATGTCAATCACTCATCTCCAATATCAAGAAGTGTATCACACCGG CTGGCCGTCCGATGTTTCATTCGCTTCCATCTCAAAAATACCTAGCCCCTCCGGGTCCTTCGGGGTTGACATCCAGCATGGGCGTGGCCGATTTTGACGGGATCATCATCGAGGAGCACCCCAACAACCCGAGTCGAAAACTTTTCCGATCTCGCGCCAATACGGACAGTCGACTTTGCTCAAGGAGTCGAAGCATGTCAATGGGTGCCAACATGAACCCATTCTTCACCATTGGCAATGAGACCATCGATAACAAG GATGACACGTGGAAACCCAAAAGGAAAACAAGCGTTTTCTTTCCCTAG